The following coding sequences lie in one Candidatus Eremiobacterota bacterium genomic window:
- a CDS encoding S9 family peptidase has translation MKASDHVLIPRDILFGSPENSNACISPDGEYVAYLAPFDKKLSVWVRGVREGTARMIAHDPARPISWVAWQGDSRHVLYLQDAGGNENYHLFRAGIDISQPRDLTPGENVRTIPLSIKHRHPDEMLVQFNRRNPELFDVGRIHFESGTVKIDTENPGDVMTWLADNDYVVRAALAQSADGATIIRVRDSADAPWRDLDSIPSKDFVPSIVSFSPDNTRLYAISAKDSNAARLICYDLATGKSDVALEDATYDVSGAFVDPSTNELVAASILRDRLEWVALDDRFERTLLTLRSIFDGDMVIANGTLDGTTFAVRYTTDAGPARYYLFNRVTEESSFLFSDRPALLDYSLAPMRPIQVPARDGLTLHGYLTLPQDVEPKNLPGVLFVHGGPWHRDRWGYDDMIQWLANRGYAVIQVNFRGSTGYGKAFLNAGNREWAGKMRTDLLDARDWAIAQGIVDPSRFAIFGGSYGGYAVLTALAFTPDAFTCGVDIVGPSNLNTLLSSIPPYWKPLIRIFHERMGEDPQFLASHSPLFKAGEIRAPLLVAQGANDPRVKQQESDQIVEALRKNGVPVTYIVFPDEGHGFANPQNAQRFSAATEAFLAQHIGGFLEPAQQADDYGE, from the coding sequence ATGAAAGCCTCAGACCACGTCCTCATACCCCGCGATATCTTGTTCGGCAGTCCAGAGAATAGTAACGCGTGTATCTCGCCGGATGGCGAATATGTCGCCTATCTTGCGCCCTTCGATAAGAAACTGAGCGTTTGGGTGCGGGGTGTTCGCGAAGGCACTGCACGAATGATTGCGCACGACCCCGCGCGTCCGATTTCGTGGGTTGCGTGGCAAGGCGACAGTCGTCACGTGCTCTATCTCCAGGATGCCGGCGGCAACGAGAATTATCACCTTTTTCGAGCAGGGATCGATATTTCGCAGCCCCGCGATCTCACGCCAGGTGAAAACGTCCGAACCATTCCGCTCTCCATCAAGCACCGGCATCCAGACGAAATGCTCGTCCAATTCAACCGGCGTAATCCGGAACTTTTTGATGTAGGGCGTATTCACTTCGAAAGCGGTACCGTGAAGATCGATACCGAGAACCCGGGCGACGTCATGACGTGGCTTGCCGATAACGATTATGTCGTTCGTGCGGCGCTTGCTCAAAGTGCGGATGGCGCGACGATTATTCGCGTACGCGATAGCGCCGATGCGCCGTGGCGGGATCTGGACAGCATTCCTTCCAAAGATTTTGTTCCATCAATTGTATCGTTCTCGCCGGATAACACTCGACTGTATGCAATCAGCGCGAAAGATTCGAACGCCGCCCGGCTCATTTGTTACGATCTTGCAACGGGCAAGTCTGATGTTGCACTCGAAGACGCGACCTATGACGTAAGCGGCGCCTTCGTTGACCCTTCAACGAATGAACTTGTTGCGGCAAGCATCTTACGCGATCGTCTAGAGTGGGTAGCGCTCGACGACCGGTTCGAGCGAACCTTGCTGACGTTGCGTTCAATCTTCGATGGCGACATGGTGATCGCTAACGGGACGCTGGACGGCACCACGTTTGCCGTGCGTTACACGACCGACGCCGGGCCTGCCCGGTACTATCTTTTTAACCGCGTAACCGAGGAGTCGTCGTTCTTGTTTTCAGACCGGCCTGCACTGCTCGATTATTCGCTTGCGCCGATGCGCCCGATACAAGTCCCGGCTCGCGACGGATTGACGCTCCACGGATACCTAACGCTTCCGCAGGATGTTGAACCCAAAAACTTGCCTGGCGTACTCTTTGTTCATGGTGGCCCATGGCACCGGGACCGATGGGGATACGATGACATGATTCAATGGTTAGCCAATCGAGGTTATGCGGTCATCCAGGTCAACTTTCGCGGTTCGACGGGCTACGGTAAAGCGTTCCTAAACGCCGGAAACCGCGAATGGGCAGGAAAAATGCGGACGGATCTGCTCGACGCGCGCGATTGGGCAATCGCCCAAGGAATAGTCGATCCATCGCGTTTTGCGATCTTCGGTGGCAGTTATGGCGGCTATGCGGTATTGACGGCTCTTGCGTTTACGCCCGATGCTTTCACCTGCGGCGTCGACATCGTGGGACCCTCAAACTTGAACACGTTGTTATCATCAATTCCGCCATACTGGAAGCCGCTTATCCGCATTTTTCACGAGCGAATGGGAGAAGATCCTCAGTTTCTCGCTTCGCACTCTCCACTTTTTAAGGCCGGCGAGATTCGAGCGCCGCTGCTTGTTGCGCAGGGCGCAAACGATCCCCGAGTGAAGCAGCAAGAGAGCGACCAAATCGTCGAAGCTTTGCGGAAAAATGGCGTTCCGGTCACGTATATTGTTTTTCCCGACGAGGGGCACGGCTTTGCTAATCCCCAAAACGCACAACGTTTTAGCGCTGCGACCGAAGCATTTCTAGCACAACACATTGGCGGATTCTTAGAGCCGGCGCAACAGGCAGACGATTACGGCGAATAG
- a CDS encoding PD40 domain-containing protein yields the protein MKEVFLPIVFATILLAVVGATDSLDTRQITNPQTVVSLSEPGAGPVPIADLFETRGTAGGGWSPDGKQIVFSANTSGRYNIWAVGTDGGAPRQLSKSNDPIRCSLVAGRKLDRFRFGPRRSRNL from the coding sequence ATGAAAGAAGTGTTTCTGCCGATCGTTTTTGCAACGATTCTACTCGCGGTCGTCGGTGCTACCGATTCGCTCGATACGCGTCAGATCACCAATCCGCAGACGGTAGTTTCGCTCTCGGAGCCCGGTGCCGGACCCGTCCCGATCGCCGATTTGTTTGAAACCCGCGGCACGGCGGGCGGCGGGTGGTCGCCCGACGGTAAGCAGATCGTCTTTAGCGCGAATACTAGCGGCCGGTACAATATCTGGGCGGTGGGAACGGACGGGGGCGCGCCGCGACAGTTGAGCAAATCAAACGACCCAATTCGATGCAGCCTGGTCGCCGGACGGAAACTGGATCGTTTTCGATTCGGACCGCGGCGGAGCCGAAATTTATAA
- a CDS encoding S9 family peptidase, whose amino-acid sequence MGAVWSPDGTRLAFTYKPKSASATDIAIMDWKTHRVRNLTRETTKDHVWESPIWSPDGTAIYASRSNSSFSDSDVYRLAADAGSKENLTAHSGDRRTAASSVSPDGRTLLVTSDRPGGYPNVALLAVATKQLIWVTDTKWEANSGDISPDGKQFTYTINADGRSDAYVADFTTRLGSKIAFAPGLNSYAGSPSAFSPNGDRLLVSHESSTQAADLWAYDVARAQSQQLTLSLAPSLAGAKIPASTLVHYRSFDGKIISAFLWVPYNLKRDASNPAIVLPHGGPTGQTQDHFNREVIALVSRGYVCIAPNVRGSTGYGMSFQTANVKDLGGGDLQDEVYAVKFLEATGYVSARKIGITGGSYGGYMTLMAIGKTPNLWAAAVEEYGIINWLTMIEHEDPFLQQYERGLLGDPVKDRAIYLADSPITYIRNEKAPLLVLQGDNDIRVPKEEAQQVVRIIRADGGTVQAHYYANEGHGFAKREDQIDALQRTVEWFDRYLKRSTKAPPS is encoded by the coding sequence ATGGGCGCTGTTTGGTCGCCCGACGGCACTCGGCTTGCCTTCACCTACAAACCCAAGAGTGCATCGGCAACCGACATCGCAATTATGGACTGGAAAACCCATAGAGTGCGCAACCTGACCCGCGAAACGACGAAGGATCACGTCTGGGAGAGTCCGATCTGGAGCCCAGACGGTACCGCAATCTACGCTTCTCGTTCGAACTCAAGCTTCTCCGATTCTGACGTCTACCGGCTCGCCGCCGACGCCGGTTCCAAAGAAAACCTTACGGCGCATTCCGGTGACCGTCGCACGGCCGCCTCATCGGTCTCGCCTGACGGACGCACGTTGTTGGTCACATCGGATCGGCCGGGCGGCTATCCAAATGTCGCACTGCTCGCCGTCGCGACCAAGCAGCTGATATGGGTCACCGACACGAAGTGGGAGGCAAACTCCGGCGATATTTCGCCCGACGGCAAGCAGTTCACATATACGATCAACGCCGACGGTCGCAGCGATGCCTACGTAGCGGATTTTACGACGCGGCTCGGTTCAAAGATTGCGTTTGCGCCCGGACTAAACTCCTACGCGGGGTCGCCTTCCGCTTTTTCGCCCAACGGCGATCGACTGCTCGTCTCTCACGAGAGCTCGACTCAGGCTGCCGATCTTTGGGCATACGACGTCGCGCGGGCGCAATCGCAGCAGTTGACGCTTTCGCTCGCGCCAAGCTTGGCCGGAGCGAAGATTCCTGCATCGACTCTGGTGCACTACCGTAGCTTCGACGGTAAGATCATCAGTGCGTTTCTGTGGGTGCCGTATAACTTGAAGCGCGACGCCTCCAACCCGGCGATCGTGCTTCCGCACGGCGGCCCTACCGGCCAAACGCAGGATCATTTCAACCGTGAGGTGATCGCGCTCGTATCGCGCGGCTACGTATGTATCGCTCCAAACGTTCGGGGTTCGACGGGCTACGGGATGTCGTTCCAAACCGCCAACGTCAAAGATCTCGGTGGTGGCGACTTGCAGGACGAGGTCTACGCCGTGAAATTCCTTGAAGCGACTGGCTACGTCAGTGCGCGAAAGATCGGCATTACGGGCGGATCGTACGGCGGCTATATGACGCTGATGGCAATCGGCAAGACGCCGAATCTCTGGGCGGCAGCCGTAGAAGAATACGGGATCATCAACTGGTTGACGATGATCGAGCACGAGGATCCTTTCTTGCAACAGTACGAGCGCGGACTTCTCGGCGATCCCGTAAAGGACCGCGCAATATACCTCGCCGATTCGCCGATCACGTACATACGAAACGAAAAGGCGCCGTTGCTGGTGCTCCAAGGCGACAACGACATTCGAGTGCCCAAGGAGGAGGCGCAACAAGTTGTGCGGATCATAAGAGCCGATGGTGGCACCGTCCAGGCGCACTACTATGCGAACGAAGGGCACGGCTTCGCCAAGCGAGAGGACCAGATTGATGCGCTGCAGCGAACGGTGGAGTGGTTCGACCGCTACCTAAAGCGTAGCACCAAAGCGCCGCCGTCCTGA
- a CDS encoding alpha/beta hydrolase, which translates to MHLLFLALLLAASMVPGLYHNQNGRSLYAALDVEDVPVVEWIDPGNQHDGVLTALPKTWRLRRQVYQKRITVEAPQGRLGFSLYYADRERRATVILIHGNDNETRDMGYLIPMFALNGVNVVSYDQRGTGESTGSWRENGPEQRATDVSAIYDALQREPLVDAKRIGLWAFSNGGWSAPIVSLQRPIAFMMLVGAPASSIANNIYYEIRQEGPHRGFDSATTDQAVETMRVLLDAVAGIGSWENAARQYDAVRNQPWLAALNLSRTMKIPPPQRRIDALRRADIYDPSQTLARVTVPTLALYGALDRAVDTAHDAPVLQRAFKKAGMTDFTLHIYPHAGHSLFVSQTGYPDQRSVPRRRVPGYVQTMLGWLETRGFTKSSL; encoded by the coding sequence ATGCATCTGCTGTTTCTCGCTTTGCTTTTGGCCGCTTCGATGGTTCCGGGGCTGTATCACAATCAGAACGGGCGCTCGCTTTACGCGGCGCTGGACGTTGAAGACGTGCCGGTCGTTGAATGGATCGATCCCGGCAACCAACACGACGGCGTGCTTACCGCGCTTCCCAAGACGTGGCGGCTGCGGCGACAGGTCTACCAGAAGCGTATTACCGTCGAAGCGCCGCAAGGCCGGCTCGGCTTCTCGCTCTACTACGCCGATCGCGAGCGCCGAGCAACCGTTATACTCATTCATGGCAACGATAACGAAACACGCGACATGGGCTATCTGATTCCGATGTTTGCACTCAACGGCGTCAACGTGGTGTCCTACGATCAGCGAGGAACGGGCGAGTCAACCGGATCTTGGAGAGAGAACGGACCGGAGCAGCGTGCTACCGATGTGAGCGCAATCTACGACGCACTGCAGCGCGAGCCGCTGGTCGACGCCAAGCGCATCGGTTTGTGGGCCTTTAGCAATGGCGGCTGGAGCGCACCGATCGTATCGCTGCAACGGCCGATCGCATTTATGATGCTCGTGGGTGCGCCGGCATCGAGCATCGCAAATAACATCTATTACGAAATTCGTCAGGAAGGGCCACATCGCGGATTCGACTCGGCCACAACAGACCAGGCGGTGGAAACGATGCGCGTCTTGCTCGACGCCGTGGCGGGGATCGGCTCGTGGGAGAACGCGGCGCGGCAGTATGATGCAGTGCGCAATCAGCCGTGGCTGGCCGCACTGAACCTTTCGCGCACAATGAAGATACCCCCGCCGCAGCGGCGCATTGACGCGCTTCGCAGGGCAGATATCTACGATCCCTCGCAGACGCTCGCGCGCGTAACCGTGCCGACGTTGGCGCTATACGGGGCACTCGACCGCGCCGTCGATACGGCACACGATGCACCGGTGCTGCAGCGGGCCTTCAAAAAGGCGGGCATGACCGATTTCACGCTACACATCTACCCGCACGCTGGACATTCGCTCTTCGTCTCGCAAACCGGTTACCCCGATCAAAGAAGCGTGCCGCGTCGTCGCGTGCCCGGTTACGTGCAAACGATGCTCGGCTGGCTGGAGACGCGAGGCTTTACGAAGAGCAGCTTATAA